One Glycine max cultivar Williams 82 chromosome 3, Glycine_max_v4.0, whole genome shotgun sequence DNA window includes the following coding sequences:
- the LOC100500689 gene encoding F-box protein At2g27310 yields MSVAPVDGIPSLNSDLFYDIFRRLDGATLASAACTCAALCSISKEESLWENVCSSMWPSTNREDVKSLISSVGGFRKFYADCFPLIVNKEVVGYQPNNYLEYPDNWTEAEYYGDMNESESISPSDFVSIVDIRFKGKPICSKVLWGIPNANGYDGWFYNCPFRIDILTYADRDDNNDGAVHLSVSDGLPPITSLERERKDGKLWRELREGLQLSWIIVNRKIKQAANLASWSPLGGQRHWPTDKDFVIRFGSVLPAKDILPCQVAECILIMKFRVIHTEEDGFQTTLKLTELSMQLEDMEGAHVNGRNSLLILKEALSSRRSKNYGEVLESCHMYSKVQNELKEEKMRNESRLDRLCILSGIAAFMTFWYCVL; encoded by the coding sequence ATGTCAGTTGCACCAGTTGACGGTATTCCCTCATTAAACAGTGATCTCTTCTATGATATATTTCGTCGACTTGATGGTGCAACATTGGCTAGTGCAGCATGTACTTGTGCAGCGCTGTGTTCCATCTCAAAAGAAGAGAGTTTATGGGAGAACGTATGTTCCTCTATGTGGCCTTCAACCAATAGAGAGGATGTCAAAAGTTTAATATCTTCTGTTGGTGGATTCAGAAAATTCTATGCAGATTGTTTCCCACTTATTGTAAACAAGGAGGTTGTAGGGTATCAACCAAACAACTATCTCGAGTACCCGGACAATTGGACTGAAGCTGAATATTATGGGGACATGAATGAATCTGAAAGCATCTCTCCATCAGATTTTGTTTCTATAGTAGATATTAGGTTCAAGGGGAAACCAATCTGTTCCAAAGTTCTGTGGGGAATTCCAAATGCAAATGGCTATGATGGTTGGTTCTATAACTGCCCTTTCCGGATTGATATTCTCACTTATGCAGAtagagatgataacaatgatggaGCGGTTCACCTTTCTGTATCTGATGGTCTGCCACCAATTACATCCTTGGAGAGGGAAAGGAAAGATGGGAAGCTGTGGCGGGAACTCCGTGAAGGGCTCCAGCTTAGTTGGATTATAGTAAACAGGAAAATAAAGCAAGCTGCAAATCTTGCTAGCTGGAGCCCTCTTGGTGGTCAAAGACACTGGCCAACCGATAAGGATTTTGTTATCCGCTTTGGATCAGTTCTACCCGCCAAGGACATTCTTCCTTGTCAGGTAGCAGAGTGTATCCTTATTATGAAGTTTAGAGTGATTCACACTGAAGAAGATGGGTTTCAAACAACTCTTAAATTAACAGAGCTGAGCATGCAGTTGGAAGACATGGAAGGTGCTCATGTTAATGGAAGAAACAGTTTGCTTATACTTAAGGAAGCACTTAGCAGCCGAAGGAGCAAAAATTATGGTGAAGTACTCGAGTCTTGTCATATGTATTCAAAAGTACAGAATGAGTTGAAAGAGGAGAAGATGAGAAACGAAAGTCGGTTGGACAGACTTTGTATTTTAAGTGGCATTGCAGCATTTATGACGTTCTGGTACTGTGTTTTATGA